The Gemmatimonadota bacterium genome includes a window with the following:
- a CDS encoding UDP-N-acetylmuramate--L-alanine ligase, translated as MKLPWSTPRVSPPDLMELVGSSGSRVHFMGVGGEGMSPLAEFMARKGICVSGCDLVDGPALAALREKGVDVSVGHDPAHLEGVCALVVSSAIPPSQKELARAGRRDIPVLKRAQALGSIVNSGELVAVSGTHGKTTTTALTAHVCAELGHDPTAFVGGWVPAWSGNLRLGGSDLFVVEADEYDRSFHELTPDVAVVTNVEADHLDTYGTARGVRRAFATFLRGLKPGGTVIVCADDHGASTLLARTEVKAITYGLAAGSMVWAKNVYASTRGIRCTVMERGYRAGELGLGLSGYHNLRNALAAATVARRLGSSWDDILEALACFEGVKRRFEFVGEVGGAVFIDDYAHHPTEIRATLGAARARFPDRRLVAVFQPHLYSRTRDFASSFGASLSHADMVWITGIYPAREPPIPGVTGEMVATAAETAGHTDVRYTEEIDEMPTQLANELGSGDLLLTLGAGSIESLARKVLKRLEEVPAGASVRRRRRFAGVYHA; from the coding sequence ATGAAGCTTCCGTGGAGCACCCCCCGAGTTTCTCCCCCCGACCTGATGGAGCTCGTCGGATCGAGCGGCTCCCGGGTCCATTTCATGGGCGTCGGCGGCGAAGGCATGAGCCCTCTCGCCGAATTCATGGCGCGGAAAGGGATCTGCGTGAGCGGTTGCGACCTCGTCGACGGCCCGGCCCTGGCGGCTCTCCGTGAAAAAGGTGTGGATGTGAGCGTGGGCCACGACCCGGCTCACCTGGAGGGCGTGTGCGCTTTGGTGGTGTCCTCCGCGATACCGCCCTCCCAGAAAGAGCTCGCGAGGGCCGGCAGGCGGGACATACCGGTTCTGAAGCGGGCGCAGGCGCTCGGCTCGATAGTCAACAGCGGAGAACTCGTCGCCGTGTCGGGGACCCACGGCAAGACGACGACGACCGCCCTTACGGCGCACGTCTGCGCCGAGCTGGGGCACGATCCGACCGCGTTCGTCGGCGGCTGGGTGCCGGCCTGGTCGGGCAACCTGCGTCTGGGCGGGAGCGATCTTTTCGTCGTGGAGGCCGACGAGTACGATCGTTCCTTCCACGAACTCACGCCCGATGTGGCGGTCGTGACCAACGTCGAGGCCGATCATCTGGACACCTACGGAACCGCCCGCGGCGTCAGGCGGGCGTTCGCCACCTTCCTCAGGGGCCTGAAACCGGGCGGAACCGTGATCGTCTGCGCCGACGACCACGGCGCCTCCACTCTTCTCGCGAGGACGGAAGTGAAGGCGATCACCTACGGCCTTGCCGCCGGATCCATGGTGTGGGCGAAAAACGTCTATGCGAGTACCCGGGGCATTCGCTGCACTGTGATGGAAAGGGGGTACCGGGCGGGAGAGCTCGGACTTGGCCTTTCAGGCTATCACAACCTTCGCAACGCGCTCGCGGCCGCTACCGTCGCTCGGCGCCTCGGATCGTCCTGGGACGACATTCTCGAGGCTCTGGCCTGCTTCGAAGGGGTGAAGAGGCGCTTCGAGTTCGTCGGCGAGGTCGGTGGCGCCGTGTTCATCGACGACTACGCCCACCATCCCACCGAGATAAGGGCGACCCTCGGCGCCGCTCGCGCCCGCTTCCCGGACCGACGTCTGGTAGCGGTCTTCCAGCCCCACCTCTACAGCCGAACCCGGGATTTCGCATCGTCCTTCGGCGCCTCGCTCTCCCACGCCGACATGGTCTGGATCACCGGGATCTACCCGGCTCGCGAACCGCCTATTCCCGGCGTCACCGGGGAGATGGTGGCCACGGCGGCCGAAACCGCCGGCCACACCGACGTTCGCTACACGGAGGAGATCGACGAGATGCCCACCCAACTGGCGAACGAGCTCGGATCGGGCGATCTCCTCCTGACTCTGGGAGCGGGTTCGATCGAGAGTCTGGCACGGAAGGTGCTGAAACGCCTGGAAGAGGTGCCGGCCGGCGCTTCAGTCCGGAGGCGACGCCGATTCGCAGGAGTTTATCATGCGTAA
- a CDS encoding FtsQ-type POTRA domain-containing protein: MRKSRTALLVLALALAGACVAFRTEIRQGVRRAVPVGEVEFTGLRHLSSMEALAAMTIPAEASYLDRVGDWVDGLVAHPLVLSAEVRRSLPRKITVAVVEREAVALVPTPLLEPVDGEGVFLPIDLDEVRLDLPLVHAPVGGEGASALYRELARLGREDSEFFSILSEVEALDETAYGARLVASNVTFLMPHGVTTDRIGMGAAALADARSKGREPSAVDLRFDGVVVVSVTGQDESSDKGSPRNAEEDALVPAQEEGVK; this comes from the coding sequence ATGCGTAAATCCCGCACCGCGCTCCTCGTCTTGGCGCTCGCCCTCGCAGGTGCGTGCGTAGCGTTCCGTACTGAAATCCGGCAAGGAGTCCGGCGGGCGGTACCGGTCGGCGAAGTCGAGTTCACCGGCCTCAGGCACCTCAGCTCCATGGAGGCCCTGGCGGCGATGACCATCCCGGCGGAGGCTTCCTACCTGGATCGTGTAGGTGACTGGGTCGACGGTCTGGTCGCTCACCCTCTCGTGCTCTCCGCCGAGGTCAGGCGTTCGTTGCCGCGGAAGATCACCGTGGCGGTCGTGGAGAGGGAGGCGGTGGCCTTGGTGCCCACGCCTCTGCTCGAGCCCGTGGACGGCGAAGGGGTCTTTCTGCCTATCGACCTGGACGAGGTTCGGCTCGATCTGCCCCTGGTCCATGCGCCGGTTGGTGGAGAGGGTGCGTCGGCTCTCTATCGCGAGCTCGCGAGACTCGGGCGCGAGGATAGCGAGTTCTTCTCGATCCTTTCCGAGGTCGAGGCCCTCGACGAGACCGCCTACGGGGCAAGGTTGGTCGCTTCGAACGTCACCTTCCTGATGCCGCATGGCGTGACGACCGATCGAATTGGAATGGGCGCCGCCGCGCTCGCCGACGCTCGATCCAAGGGCAGGGAACCGTCCGCCGTCGACCTGCGTTTCGACGGAGTAGTGGTGGTGAGTGTCACCGGGCAGGACGAGAGCTCCGACAAGGGGAGTCCGCGCAATGCGGAGGAAGATGCGCTCGTCCCCGCCCAGGAAGAGGGGGTGAAATGA